Below is a genomic region from Castanea sativa cultivar Marrone di Chiusa Pesio chromosome 2, ASM4071231v1.
CCGTAAAATCGGTGCCTAAACTCGAAGTTGAACCCAAAATTCGAGTTGGGCTTGTTGAGAAAATTGATGACAATAAAAACATAAGCGAAACCGAAGTGTTGGTTCAGGAAAAGTTGGGAATTCAAGAATCTGAAGGATGTGACTGTGAGTCGCCGAAGGAGGACGATAGCGGTAGGGAGGTAGTTAAGATCGTTGAAGTGGGAGAGAAACCTGTCGTAGGAGACAAGGTATTTGATGAAAGTCCCAGAAAGGAAAAGCTTCGTGAAATTGAGTTTCACAAGAATGGAGACGATAAGTTAATTGATTTAGAGGATGATTGGGAATGGGAAGGGATCGAGAGGACTGAATTGGAAAAGGTTTTCGGTGCCGCGGTGGCGTTTGTCGGTTCTGTTGATAATGCTGATCGAGTTTCGAGTCTTGGAAGTAATTTGAAGATGCAGTTATATGGGCTTCACAAAATTGCTACACAAGGACCTTGCCATGAACCCCAACCAATGGCATTGAAGCTCTCTGCCCGCGCAAAGTGGTAAATAGCtagtcattaatttttttttttttttttttatagcaactGCTAGGTTGTTTATATATTGTGGTTGCCAATTTGTCTTGTAGTGTTGGTTTTCTTATATGTGATTGGCACTTTTGAGATGCCCTTAATTAATGGGTGAAGCAAGATCTTTGgtgtaaattgataaaattgtcTCAAATTGAATGCATGGAGGTGTGGGTTGGTTGAGAAAAATCTAATTTACCAAGCTCATAGTACAATTTATAATCATGATTACATATGCAAAAGATAGTGTTGTGGTGAGTgaacatacaaaaattttaagaccacaaaaaaaaaaaatccacaacagTTGCCGTAATTGTCCACATGGCAGATTATGAGTGGTGGGTCCATATGAAAGTGGCAGATTTCCAATGTAGGAAAGTTGTAGCAAAAGttgtgactttttatgtggtACTAGAATTACTCTTGAACATTAGGCATAAAAGCATAGCAGATAAAGAGTCTTGGAAAAAAGCATATTGATAATCAAAAATTGagtaaaaaacaacaacaaagaatgtGGTCGGTTGTGGCTGATGGACTGAAATGTTGAAATGATACTTGTGTTTGGTATATTTATGACAGCCAGTGTTGAAATAGATCAGAAATCTAGTTTAGCTATAAGTATCAACACAGATTGACTTAATGTGTAAACAAACTAAGACCTTTCCTTCTAGTGTATAGCTTGATTAGTAGTCATCCTAATAGGTTTTTGCTATACTTCATTTGGTGATTTAATTGATGAAGGTTACTAATTACATTATGCAGGAATGCTTGGCAACAGCTTGGGAACATGAGTCCGGAAATGGCAATGGAGCTGtacatctctcttctctcaggAAGCATTCCTGGGTGGATGCAGGATGATTTTGTTGTAAGGCTTTGCTTTTGGATTTGTCCTATTGGTGATTTTCTTTGATGGGCAATGGGGTTCATATTCCTGGCATGTATTTATTGGTACAGGGAGATCATGAACATGTTTTAGCAGAGGTTGAAGTATATAAGAAGCTAGCTTCTGATTTAAAGACATTGCTACCAAATAAACCAGGTGCTGTAGATGAAAGGTATTTGATATTAGTGGGTTATTGGATAGTGTTTTTGTCTCCTCAGTTATCACTTCTCCTGCAAGAACTGACTTTATAGTTTATTCTCACCGTTTTCTTTATTGGCAGCAACATGGAGATAAAGCCTTGTTTTGAGGGATTGGATGTAAATGCATTTGGGGTCCAAACTACTTAATTTTGGTATGCACATGCTCATTTGGTTAGGATATTccttgctttaatttttttatagactTGCATGTCAGACAGTGTGTGGTGTAATGGAGAAACTTGGCAAACATAAATGGAATGTTTCTATTATTATGTCTTGCAAATCATAGGCAAATTGAGTATTACAATTTTCAATAATATGCATCTGAAAAGGAGAACTTTATAGTCCATGCTAATTAACATTTTCCATATGAAAAATACTTAGGAGATGTCTGTAAGGCTGAGATTGGCTGTAACATCTTTTGAAAATGTGGAATAAAATGGATTGAGAAATATGTATGTGCATgtatatatatggaaaataaTCCATTTTCCTGTAAATATAAGTAATAGTTTGTAACTATAgcatttcaattaaaattgcAACACTCATGAGCTTTTCAGGGATCTGGTTAACAACTTAGTACTTGTATGAAAGAAGATACATGTCTATCATAAATATCTGCCGTTCAATATTCCATTGGATCAATTggtgatttttccttttctgtaTGCCCTATTAAAGTGTATTGCAGcttttacctatatatatagttttggcAAGGGACACACACACTTAAAATTTACGAAGACATATATGTATGTCAATAtgtgtatgtatttttttgCATTAGATTATGATTATGTCATTGCCAAAACTATTTTGAGACTATACATATATTGAACCGAGAAACCACTAGTGGGATAGTAAAATCTAGTATCTACCAAAGCACAACTACGATGTGTCAGATTCAAAGATTAAGGTAATGACATGTCATTTTCCTCCTTGGGTAATCCTTTACTTTGTCAGCATTTGTTTGGCTATGTACTTTATATGATTCAATTTGAGGGATAGTTTTCAAGTTTAAGTGCTCCAACATAAAATGTATTACTTTTCACTAACTAGGCTTGTTTTCTTCTTCAGGACAAGGACATGCACTTGCCAATTGCTCTTCATCAGCAGAGTGGCATCTCCTACATTCTCACAGCAAGGATGAGGAGTTCGCTTTGAGGATTGGAATCATTAGGCTGGTTTTAACCTAGTAGATATTGCAATGTTCTGTGGCAATAAAAAACTGAACTTGTATTTATGGCATAACGTATTTTCAGTTCCTGCTTCAGCCTGTTTCAATGAGTTAACAGTAAAAGTATATATGATTTTAGGCCTAGGGATTCTTTTAGTAGATCTGTTTCCTTGATTATGAGGAAAAGGGAAATTTAGAATCTTTCAATCCTCCATGAAATTAGGAAACTCATTTTGTACAGGTAGCTGAGCCAATAAGATTTCCATTgcattgtttaattttttaagtgctTGAGACTTTCTAATCTTCTTCACGTTTTCTACAGCATAAGGAACACTGCAGATCCTCAAATTTACATTCAACCAACATGTATTTAAAGATGCTGCCAAAATTAAGCACTATAGCTTAACTTAGGTTGGTGCTCCTTTTACCAACCGCTTTCGTAAGCATGCACCTGTGTTGATGAATGATGCATCAAAATAGCCTGATTAGATGAGCTGTAATCATTACTTCCAATGTGATATCTTTTCATAAATACGTGTGAAACTTGTAATTGTTATGCTTTgttttgaaggaaaaagaaaaaaaagtactacTAAAGATTGAAATTAGGATGACCTACTTAGGCCAATTTTTGGTACAGCTCTCCCATCATACTAAAGGTTTGTCCTTTTTGTGGGGCCAAACTGAAAAATTAGATTAACGAATTGTCGAGACTCGGATAGTAAACTCATGTTAGTTAACAACACAACCCATCATTATCAATACTAATACTAGATTTGTCATCCCAAGCCCAAGTTCAATGCCTTGCCCATGTGCCATAAAGAAAGAGAGTATGGAAGATTATGGAAATATGAAAGAGAATTTCTTCGATTATTTGTAACTATATACAGATGGCTTGCATCTCTTATATAGAAAAAGAGGATGCAATAGGtacaaatcataaaataaatcataaatgaatACATAAGGTAGGTTTATCTAAGGTTAGTTCGGCCCAAGATAGGCTCACACTAACTAGGTGAATGTTGAGATGTTTTAAGCAAGGGACCCTCCTCGGCAACTGTATTCCAAGAAACATCCATCGTAGCCGAGGACATAAAGCAATTACTAAAAAATCATTTCAACAATACATGTTGGGAAATGTAGAAACAGTCACATAGACTAAGGAACCCATTTAAGCCACACAAGTGGAGGGGCTCACACACGTGTGGAATATTTTCTCATCATGATGGGTCCACTAAGAAAAGTGTATTAaaggagaaaggaaaataaaaaatgggggTTAGAAGAAAGACAGGGAGAGAAAATGAGTGAAAGGTGATGAATTATAGGTTTGATAGTAGGATTAGGTGATCTAGTTCGGACACCCAAAAAGGGGACCTCGGTTGCTCAGTACTCACCTTGGACAATTGCTTTTCAAACAAAGAAACACTACATCATCGCTTCAAACCATCACCTGCTAGCCCAATTTCTTTTGAGACCTCCCATTGTGAACTAAACCCAAAGCTGAATACAAATTAATTAGGGGTTTTGGCCCAACGGGCTCAAGGCCATTGGAACGGATCACAATCTAATACTTACAATTTTTATACCAATAGGACAATATGTATTTCCCCTAATAAATGACTATTTACAAATTTCTATTAAATAAGTGACTACATACTCCTATGACTTTTTTACTATAGATATATACATCTTTTCTTTAAGCGATACAACTATGTACACAGGTTCATAATTGTTCCTTTACTATTTGTAAAGTTCCTCGACTCTTTTGGCAAGTTTATCTTATCcctcaatcatttttttttctttaatggatTCGGTCAACGAGTGCCTTAGGCAATTTGCtgataaacaattttttttttaattgatactattttatgagaaatataaaaaattctctaaaaaattagttttatttatttatttatttttccataaaaagttcctaaaaat
It encodes:
- the LOC142623853 gene encoding uncharacterized protein LOC142623853, translating into MLISRIYFALFCTKKKNPLFFRLFIYINLSSSSPPSLSLSRTHTMIITMEVLFTLLTLTIIVVSVIITWVNNDLRKLHDVTVKSVPKLEVEPKIRVGLVEKIDDNKNISETEVLVQEKLGIQESEGCDCESPKEDDSGREVVKIVEVGEKPVVGDKVFDESPRKEKLREIEFHKNGDDKLIDLEDDWEWEGIERTELEKVFGAAVAFVGSVDNADRVSSLGSNLKMQLYGLHKIATQGPCHEPQPMALKLSARAKWNAWQQLGNMSPEMAMELYISLLSGSIPGWMQDDFVGDHEHVLAEVEVYKKLASDLKTLLPNKPGAVDESNMEIKPCFEGLDVNAFGVQTT